One Ignavibacterium album JCM 16511 genomic region harbors:
- the aroF gene encoding 3-deoxy-7-phosphoheptulonate synthase → MLIMMSLNSPRDHIDKVKNKIIEHGCTPHEIPGSEKLAIGITGPSSTLTIEDFLTLDSVEEVVRVSKPYKLVSREMKRESTIIDVGGIKIGNTNLAVIAGPCSVESREQIFDIASELKEMGIKLLRAGAYKPRTSPYAFQGLKEKGLEYLAEVKEKLGMKIVTEVKDTETLPLISKVADVIQIGARNMQNFSLLEAVGKVDKPVLLKRGLAATIEDLLMSAEYILSKGNYNVILCERGIRTFETYTRNTLDLNAVPVVKKNSHLPIIVDPSHGIGIWDKVKPMAMAAVAAGADGLIIEVHNHPEKALSDGYQSLTPKHFKSLLDKLVELAPVVDRKLELYYD, encoded by the coding sequence ATGCTGATAATGATGAGTTTAAATTCACCGCGTGATCATATAGATAAAGTAAAAAATAAAATCATTGAACACGGCTGTACACCACACGAAATTCCTGGCTCAGAAAAACTGGCAATTGGAATTACAGGACCATCGTCTACTTTAACAATCGAAGATTTCCTTACATTAGATTCAGTTGAAGAAGTTGTGCGCGTCTCAAAACCTTATAAGCTTGTAAGCAGAGAGATGAAGCGTGAAAGCACTATTATTGATGTTGGAGGAATAAAAATCGGCAATACTAATCTTGCTGTAATAGCCGGACCGTGTTCTGTGGAAAGTCGTGAACAGATTTTTGATATTGCATCTGAACTCAAAGAGATGGGAATTAAATTACTCCGGGCAGGAGCTTATAAACCACGCACAAGTCCTTATGCATTTCAGGGATTGAAAGAAAAAGGTTTGGAATATCTTGCGGAAGTAAAAGAAAAACTCGGAATGAAAATAGTTACCGAAGTAAAGGATACTGAAACTCTTCCGCTTATTTCAAAAGTAGCTGATGTAATTCAGATTGGTGCAAGAAATATGCAAAACTTCTCTTTACTCGAAGCAGTGGGTAAAGTGGATAAACCTGTTTTACTTAAGCGCGGACTTGCAGCAACGATAGAAGATCTTCTGATGAGTGCTGAATACATTCTTTCAAAAGGAAATTACAATGTGATACTTTGCGAAAGAGGCATTCGAACATTTGAAACATATACAAGAAACACACTTGATCTTAATGCTGTTCCTGTAGTAAAGAAAAATTCTCACTTACCTATCATTGTTGATCCATCTCATGGAATTGGCATTTGGGATAAAGTGAAACCAATGGCAATGGCTGCTGTAGCTGCTGGAGCAGATGGCTTGATAATCGAAGTTCACAATCATCCTGAAAAAGCTTTGTCAGATGGATATCAATCCTTAACTCCAAAACATTTTAAATCTTTACTTGATAAACTTGTTGAATTGGCCCCCGTAGTAGATAGAAAACTTGAGTTGTATTATGATTAA
- the trpD gene encoding anthranilate phosphoribosyltransferase: protein MKQVIEKLLADSHLSFDEAYNVMTSIMEGNATPVIISSFLTAMKAKGETAEEIAGFAKAMREHSIKIKCENPDVIDVCGTGGDNSGSFNISTATAFVVAACGVPVAKHGNRSISSNSGSADILSQLGVNINMPPQVAEKALNEIGITFLFAPIYHPAMRFAAPVRQELKIRTVFNILGPLTNPVSLKRQMIGTFNNETAKLLCEASKYLDYESLSVICNNNQFDEIFLEHETSVFELNNQKDINNYKLNHNDFDYEKVSKENLKGGTPEENARLMLDIFQNHKKNGAFHTVCANAALALKISGKYSSLSEAVIAAEEAILSNKAFEKLEQLIKISNS, encoded by the coding sequence ATGAAACAAGTAATTGAAAAACTTCTTGCTGATTCTCACCTTTCATTTGATGAAGCATACAATGTAATGACTTCAATTATGGAAGGAAATGCTACTCCCGTAATCATTTCATCTTTTCTTACTGCTATGAAAGCAAAAGGTGAAACTGCAGAAGAGATTGCAGGATTTGCCAAAGCAATGCGTGAGCATAGCATAAAAATTAAATGTGAAAACCCTGATGTGATTGATGTTTGCGGAACAGGTGGAGATAACTCCGGAAGTTTTAATATTTCAACTGCTACGGCATTTGTTGTTGCAGCTTGTGGAGTTCCGGTTGCAAAACATGGTAATCGTTCAATAAGCAGCAATTCGGGAAGTGCTGATATTCTTTCTCAACTCGGAGTAAACATAAATATGCCTCCTCAGGTTGCAGAAAAAGCTTTGAATGAAATCGGAATAACATTTTTGTTTGCACCGATTTATCATCCTGCAATGAGATTTGCAGCACCGGTAAGACAGGAATTAAAAATCAGAACTGTCTTCAACATTCTTGGTCCTTTAACAAATCCTGTTTCACTGAAAAGACAAATGATCGGAACTTTTAACAATGAAACTGCTAAATTATTGTGCGAAGCATCAAAATATCTTGATTATGAAAGTCTTTCAGTAATCTGTAACAATAATCAGTTTGATGAAATATTTCTTGAGCACGAAACAAGTGTATTTGAGTTAAATAATCAAAAAGATATTAATAATTACAAACTGAATCATAATGATTTTGACTATGAGAAAGTAAGTAAAGAAAATCTTAAAGGTGGAACACCTGAAGAAAATGCCAGATTGATGCTGGACATTTTTCAAAATCATAAGAAGAACGGAGCATTTCATACTGTTTGTGCAAATGCAGCTTTGGCATTGAAGATTTCGGGAAAGTATTCTTCCCTTTCTGAGGCAGTAATTGCTGCAGAAGAAGCTATTCTAAGTAACAAAGCTTTTGAAAAGCTTGAACAATTAATTAAAATTTCAAATAGTTGA
- the trpA gene encoding tryptophan synthase subunit alpha — MSKIESTIKNEISNGRKVLSAFLTAGFPVVDGFSDLVLKTFESGADIIELGIPFSDPIADGPVIQHSSQVAIENGITLEKVFLIVSEIRKHSDKPIILMGYANPILKFGVTSFFSACNELKVDGLIIPDIPLEEYDSFFDTSVKNIDTILLISPTSDNNRIKLIGEKSRGFVYCVSIKGITGERNSVSQESLDYIRKVKKILPDKNILVGFGISNPQIAKRFATISDGVIVGSAAIKLLKEKKYKEMNQLVRSIKSELSF; from the coding sequence ATGAGCAAAATAGAATCAACTATTAAAAATGAAATTTCGAATGGAAGAAAAGTTCTTTCAGCTTTTCTGACTGCAGGATTTCCTGTTGTTGATGGATTTTCAGATTTGGTTTTAAAGACATTTGAATCCGGTGCAGATATAATCGAATTAGGAATTCCATTCAGCGATCCAATTGCTGATGGTCCGGTTATACAACATTCATCTCAGGTTGCTATTGAGAACGGGATTACTTTAGAAAAAGTTTTTCTCATCGTGAGTGAAATCAGAAAACACTCTGATAAACCAATTATTCTGATGGGTTATGCGAATCCGATTTTAAAATTTGGTGTTACTTCATTTTTTTCAGCTTGCAATGAATTAAAAGTTGATGGTTTGATTATTCCTGATATTCCATTAGAAGAATATGATTCATTCTTTGATACTTCTGTAAAAAACATTGATACAATTTTGTTAATTAGTCCAACATCAGATAATAACAGAATTAAATTAATCGGAGAAAAATCGAGAGGATTTGTTTACTGCGTGAGCATTAAAGGCATAACAGGAGAAAGAAACTCAGTTTCTCAGGAAAGCTTAGACTACATCAGAAAAGTAAAAAAGATTTTGCCCGACAAGAACATCTTGGTCGGATTTGGGATTTCTAATCCGCAGATAGCAAAGCGTTTCGCAACTATATCGGATGGAGTAATTGTCGGAAGTGCGGCAATAAAATTACTAAAAGAAAAAAAATATAAAGAGATGAATCAACTGGTCAGATCAATTAAAAGTGAGTTGAGTTTTTAA
- a CDS encoding phosphoribosylanthranilate isomerase, whose translation MKIKVCGITNLSDALLCEQLGADALGFVFYAGSKRQIMPNEASEIIKHLNPFTVKVGVFVDENPVLINDIVRTVGLNVVQLHGGETPEDISLIDVPVIKSFRVENNFDFSVLKYYSDSFILLDSFDKEELGGTGKTFNWSVIPDNIKSKIILAGGINSDNVEEVFNKVKPIAIDVSSSLEEYPGKKDKEKVIQFFNKINLLRRNYADNDEFKFTA comes from the coding sequence ATGAAAATTAAAGTTTGCGGAATCACTAATCTCTCTGACGCTTTATTATGCGAACAACTTGGAGCAGATGCACTCGGCTTTGTTTTTTATGCCGGAAGCAAAAGACAGATAATGCCCAATGAAGCATCTGAAATAATTAAACACTTAAATCCGTTTACCGTTAAAGTCGGAGTATTTGTTGATGAAAATCCGGTTTTGATTAATGACATTGTTAGAACTGTTGGCTTGAATGTAGTTCAACTGCACGGCGGAGAAACACCCGAGGATATTAGTCTAATTGATGTACCGGTGATCAAATCATTCCGTGTTGAAAACAATTTTGATTTTTCTGTGCTTAAATATTACTCAGATTCGTTCATATTACTCGACTCATTTGATAAGGAAGAATTGGGCGGAACAGGAAAAACTTTTAACTGGTCTGTTATTCCTGATAATATAAAATCTAAAATCATTCTGGCAGGTGGAATAAATTCTGATAATGTTGAAGAAGTTTTTAATAAAGTAAAACCCATTGCAATAGATGTATCTTCTTCACTTGAAGAATATCCGGGTAAAAAGGATAAAGAAAAAGTAATTCAGTTTTTTAATAAAATTAATTTACTAAGGAGAAATTATGCTGATAATGATGAGTTTAAATTCACCGCGTGA
- a CDS encoding anthranilate synthase component II: MKILVIDNYDSFTYNLVQLLGSFDCEIIVRRNDETDLNEIEKINPDKILISPGPGRPEDSKVSLEAIKNFGKKIPVLGVCLGHQAIGICFGGKVIRASKLMHGKTSKIKHNDKGIFKSLPQNFIATRYHSLIVDKKNLPDCLEITATSDDGMIMGIKHKEYPIEGIQFHPESILTTEGKNLIKNWLEIK; the protein is encoded by the coding sequence ATGAAAATTCTGGTAATTGATAATTACGATTCATTCACATACAATCTTGTTCAACTGCTTGGTAGTTTTGACTGTGAAATTATTGTCAGAAGGAATGATGAAACTGATTTGAATGAAATTGAAAAAATAAATCCTGACAAAATTCTTATTTCCCCTGGACCTGGCAGACCTGAAGATTCAAAGGTTTCGCTTGAAGCAATTAAAAATTTTGGAAAGAAAATTCCTGTGCTTGGTGTATGTCTTGGTCATCAGGCAATTGGAATTTGTTTCGGTGGAAAAGTAATTCGTGCATCAAAGCTTATGCACGGAAAGACAAGCAAAATAAAACACAACGATAAGGGAATATTCAAATCACTTCCTCAGAATTTTATTGCTACCAGATATCATTCACTTATTGTTGATAAAAAGAATTTACCTGATTGTCTGGAAATTACAGCAACTTCTGATGATGGAATGATAATGGGAATTAAACATAAAGAATATCCGATTGAGGGAATTCAATTTCATCCTGAATCAATTCTTACAACCGAAGGAAAAAATCTGATCAAAAATTGGTTGGAGATAAAATGA
- the trpB gene encoding tryptophan synthase subunit beta, with product MIKTAYNQPDSKGKFGRFGGKFVPETLITPLQQLEEAYLNLKDDKSFNDELNYLNIEFTGRPTPLTFAERLTKHFSKAKIYLKREDLCHTGAHKINNVLGQILLAKHLDKKRIIAETGAGQHGVATATACAKFGLQCFVYMGETDIERQKPNVFRMKLMGAEVVPVKSGSRTLKDATNEAIRDWVTNVEDTHYIIGSVVGPHPYPMIVRDFQSIIGKETRKQIIEKENRLPDYLLACVGGGSNAIGMFFPFINDVNVKKIGIEAAGKGLDTDEHCATLTKGRDGIFQGMKTYLLQDEAGQVREVYSISAGLDYPGVGPEHSFLKEENLVEYYSITDKEAIEAVKLLSRTEGIIPALETAHAIAYLKYLMPKTTEDEIVIINLSGRGDKDLNTIMEFL from the coding sequence ATGATTAAAACAGCTTACAATCAACCTGATTCCAAAGGAAAGTTTGGAAGATTTGGTGGAAAGTTTGTTCCCGAAACTTTAATTACACCGCTTCAACAGCTTGAAGAAGCTTATCTGAACTTAAAAGATGATAAGAGCTTTAATGACGAACTGAATTATTTAAATATAGAATTTACAGGCAGACCAACTCCTTTGACTTTTGCAGAGCGATTGACAAAACATTTCAGCAAAGCAAAAATTTATCTGAAAAGAGAAGACCTTTGTCATACAGGCGCACATAAAATAAACAATGTTTTGGGACAAATACTTCTTGCAAAACATCTTGACAAAAAAAGAATTATTGCGGAAACAGGCGCAGGTCAACACGGAGTTGCAACAGCAACTGCCTGCGCAAAGTTTGGTCTGCAATGCTTTGTTTATATGGGTGAAACGGACATCGAAAGACAGAAACCAAATGTCTTCAGAATGAAGTTGATGGGTGCTGAAGTAGTTCCTGTTAAATCAGGAAGCAGAACTTTGAAAGATGCAACCAACGAAGCAATCAGAGATTGGGTTACAAATGTTGAAGATACGCATTACATAATTGGTTCGGTTGTAGGACCGCATCCTTATCCAATGATTGTGCGAGATTTTCAATCAATAATCGGAAAAGAAACGCGCAAACAAATTATTGAAAAAGAAAATCGTTTACCCGATTATCTGCTTGCTTGCGTTGGTGGCGGAAGTAATGCAATCGGAATGTTCTTTCCATTCATCAATGATGTGAATGTTAAAAAAATTGGTATTGAAGCTGCAGGTAAAGGTTTAGATACTGATGAGCATTGTGCAACTTTAACAAAAGGTCGTGATGGAATTTTTCAGGGAATGAAAACTTATTTACTTCAGGACGAAGCTGGTCAGGTTCGTGAAGTTTATTCTATATCAGCCGGACTTGATTATCCGGGCGTTGGTCCTGAACATAGCTTTCTGAAAGAAGAAAATCTTGTGGAATATTATTCAATCACTGACAAAGAAGCTATTGAAGCAGTAAAACTACTTTCTCGAACTGAAGGGATTATTCCCGCTCTCGAAACCGCACATGCAATTGCCTACTTAAAATATCTTATGCCGAAAACCACAGAAGATGAAATCGTAATTATAAATCTTAGCGGAAGAGGTGATAAAGATTTAAATACTATAATGGAATTCTTATGA
- the trpC gene encoding indole-3-glycerol phosphate synthase TrpC has translation MNILEEIVEVKKEEVKNLKKKYSFNSFNSMEYFQSQSRSFKKTVSNQKKISIIAEVKKASPSKGIIQNNFNHIRISEAYQSAGADAISVLTDEKFFKGHLNFLSDIRKQTNIPLLRKDFLIDEYQILEAKAFGADAILLISEILSINQIKDLTDCAIENNLDVLLELHSENEISKIDFNRNDLIGINNRDLKTFEVDLTTTERVLKKIDKQITSVSESGISKRDDIEYLKSINVNAILVGEHFMRSENPADELKQFTEWCRYEN, from the coding sequence ATGAATATTCTTGAAGAAATTGTTGAGGTCAAAAAAGAAGAAGTAAAAAATCTTAAAAAGAAATATTCTTTTAACTCATTTAACTCAATGGAATATTTTCAGAGTCAGTCGAGAAGTTTTAAAAAAACTGTATCTAATCAAAAGAAAATTTCTATCATTGCTGAAGTAAAAAAAGCAAGTCCATCAAAAGGTATCATACAAAATAATTTCAATCATATCAGAATATCAGAAGCATATCAATCAGCCGGTGCTGATGCAATATCAGTTCTTACCGATGAAAAATTTTTTAAGGGACACTTAAATTTTCTCTCTGATATCAGAAAGCAAACAAATATTCCTTTACTCAGAAAAGATTTTCTGATTGATGAATATCAAATTCTTGAAGCCAAAGCATTTGGTGCTGATGCAATTCTTTTAATCAGCGAAATACTTTCTATAAATCAGATAAAAGATTTAACTGATTGTGCAATAGAAAATAATCTTGATGTATTGCTCGAGCTTCATTCAGAAAATGAAATTTCAAAGATTGATTTTAACAGAAATGATTTAATTGGAATTAATAACCGTGATTTGAAAACTTTTGAAGTTGATTTGACAACAACTGAAAGAGTTCTTAAGAAAATTGATAAGCAAATTACTTCTGTTTCTGAAAGTGGAATCAGTAAAAGAGATGACATTGAATACCTTAAATCAATTAATGTTAATGCAATTCTTGTAGGAGAACATTTTATGCGATCAGAAAATCCGGCAGACGAACTTAAACAATTTACTGAATGGTGCAGATATGAAAATTAA